Proteins encoded in a region of the Meiothermus sp. QL-1 genome:
- the nuoF gene encoding NADH-quinone oxidoreductase subunit NuoF, protein MSGPIVSGKDPRFEKTLYKHVGRPGSWTLAYYLEHGGYQAARKAIAQGRDWVVEEVKRSGLRGRGGAGFPTGLKWSFMPKDSGKQHYIVCNADESEPGSFKDRYLMEDDPHQLIEGMLIAGVGIGASKGYIYIRGEYRRAYDRLVAAIKEAYAAGYLGPDVMGTGFSFDLYVHRGAGAYICGEETALMNSLEGLRANPRMKPPFPAQAGLWGMPTTVNNVETLCSVVHIVARGADWFASMGTEKSKGHKLYQVSGPFRRPGVYELPMGTTFRELLFDWAGGPTEPIQAIIPGGSSTPPLPWTDEILDTPMDYESLAAKGSLLGTGGVIGIPARMSMVDAMWNITRFYGHESCGKCTPCREGVSGWMVALFQKLGTGQGEKGDVELLESLLDQIEGRSFCALADAACWPVRGSLKHFRPQFVELVENPRPIKRPGSFWG, encoded by the coding sequence ATGAGTGGACCCATCGTGAGCGGTAAGGATCCGCGCTTTGAGAAGACCCTCTACAAGCACGTGGGCCGCCCGGGCTCCTGGACCCTGGCGTACTACCTGGAGCATGGCGGGTACCAGGCTGCCAGAAAGGCCATCGCCCAGGGGCGGGACTGGGTGGTGGAGGAGGTCAAGCGCTCAGGCCTGCGGGGCCGGGGGGGGGCTGGGTTTCCCACCGGCCTCAAGTGGAGCTTCATGCCCAAGGACTCCGGTAAGCAGCACTACATCGTCTGCAACGCCGACGAGTCGGAGCCCGGCTCCTTCAAGGACCGCTATTTGATGGAGGACGACCCACACCAGCTCATCGAGGGGATGCTCATCGCTGGGGTGGGCATTGGGGCCAGCAAGGGTTACATCTATATTCGCGGGGAGTACCGGCGGGCCTACGACCGGCTGGTGGCCGCCATCAAGGAGGCCTACGCGGCGGGGTACCTGGGCCCGGATGTGATGGGCACCGGCTTTAGCTTCGACCTGTACGTGCACCGGGGGGCCGGGGCTTATATCTGCGGGGAGGAGACCGCTTTGATGAACTCCCTCGAGGGCCTGCGGGCCAACCCCCGCATGAAGCCCCCCTTCCCGGCCCAGGCCGGTCTGTGGGGGATGCCCACCACCGTGAACAACGTGGAGACGCTTTGCTCCGTGGTGCATATCGTGGCCCGGGGGGCCGACTGGTTCGCCAGCATGGGTACCGAGAAGTCCAAGGGGCACAAGCTCTACCAGGTCTCGGGGCCCTTCCGGCGCCCAGGGGTCTACGAGCTGCCCATGGGCACCACCTTCCGCGAGCTGCTTTTTGACTGGGCGGGCGGCCCCACCGAGCCCATCCAGGCCATCATTCCGGGGGGTTCCTCGACCCCGCCCCTGCCCTGGACCGACGAGATTCTGGATACCCCCATGGACTACGAGTCCCTGGCGGCCAAGGGCTCCTTGCTGGGCACCGGGGGGGTGATTGGCATCCCGGCCCGCATGAGTATGGTGGACGCCATGTGGAACATCACCCGCTTCTACGGGCACGAGTCCTGCGGCAAGTGCACCCCCTGCCGCGAAGGGGTTTCGGGCTGGATGGTGGCCCTTTTCCAGAAGCTCGGCACCGGCCAGGGGGAGAAGGGCGATGTGGAGCTTTTAGAGAGCCTTCTAGACCAGATCGAGGGCCGCAGCTTTTGCGCCCTGGCCGACGCAGCCTGCTGGCCGGTGCGGGGCAGCCTCAAGCACTTCCGCCCGCAGTTTGTGGAGCTGGTGGAGAACCCGCGGCCCATAAAGCGGCCAGGAAGCTTCTGGGGGTAG
- the nuoE gene encoding NADH-quinone oxidoreductase subunit NuoE gives MGFFDDKQEWLREVFAQYPDTPEGRRAAIMPMLRRVQQEEGWISPERQAEIGRILGITATEVAGVMSFYSYYQALPTGKYHIQVCATLSCAIGGADELWDELVAELGILRGEVTPDGLFSIQKVECLGSCHTAPVIQINDEPYVECVTKARLKALLEGLRAGKRLEEIELPGRVGHEVHLRGDEVSA, from the coding sequence ATGGGATTCTTCGACGACAAGCAGGAGTGGTTGCGCGAGGTCTTCGCACAGTACCCCGATACCCCCGAAGGCCGGCGGGCCGCCATCATGCCAATGCTCAGGCGGGTGCAGCAGGAGGAGGGTTGGATCTCCCCCGAGCGCCAGGCTGAGATCGGCCGCATCCTGGGAATCACCGCCACCGAGGTTGCGGGGGTGATGAGCTTCTACAGCTACTACCAGGCCCTGCCCACGGGCAAGTACCACATCCAGGTCTGTGCCACCCTTTCGTGCGCCATCGGCGGGGCCGACGAGCTTTGGGACGAGCTGGTGGCCGAGCTGGGGATTCTCCGGGGCGAGGTGACGCCGGATGGACTCTTCAGCATCCAGAAGGTGGAGTGCCTGGGTAGCTGCCATACCGCCCCGGTCATCCAGATCAACGACGAGCCCTATGTGGAGTGCGTGACCAAGGCCCGGCTGAAGGCCCTTTTGGAGGGGCTTAGGGCGGGGAAGCGGCTCGAGGAGATTGAGCTGCCTGGCAGGGTGGGGCACGAGGTGCACCTGCGGGGGGATGAGGTGAGCGCATGA
- the nuoD gene encoding NADH dehydrogenase (quinone) subunit D, whose protein sequence is MVRDPSKLHSPAVESYEITEAPELRSEVMTLNVGPQHPSTHGVLRVVVDLSGEQILRLTPHIGYLHTGFEKNMEHRTYTQCITYTPRMDYLHSFAHDLAYALAVEKLVGAEVPPRAQVIRVMLNELSRIASHLVFLGTGLLDFGALTPFFYAFREREAVLDLFEWVSGQRFHHNYIRIGGLKEDLPPEFLGEVKKFIAQMPHRIDEYEGLFRESPIFYERARGVAVIPAEEAINLSLTGGSLRASGVNYDVRKAYPYSGYETYDFEVPVLYGGDVYDRMIIRILEMRESVKIIQQAVERLEAMGPGPIRDPNPQISLPPRELLETSMEAVIYHFKLVTEGFHPALGEVYVPTESARGELGYYIISDGGSMPYRVKVRAPSFVNLQSLSFACKGVQMADMVVVIASLDPVMGDVDR, encoded by the coding sequence ATGGTGCGCGACCCTTCCAAGCTCCACAGCCCCGCGGTGGAGAGCTATGAGATTACCGAGGCCCCAGAGCTTCGTTCCGAGGTGATGACCCTGAATGTGGGGCCCCAGCACCCCTCCACCCACGGGGTCCTGCGGGTGGTGGTGGACCTTTCTGGGGAGCAGATCCTGCGCCTTACCCCCCATATCGGCTACCTCCACACCGGCTTCGAGAAGAACATGGAGCACCGCACCTACACCCAGTGCATCACCTACACCCCGCGGATGGACTACCTGCACAGCTTCGCCCACGACCTGGCCTATGCCTTGGCGGTGGAGAAGCTGGTGGGGGCTGAGGTGCCCCCCAGGGCCCAGGTGATCCGGGTGATGCTCAACGAGCTTTCGCGCATCGCCTCCCACCTGGTGTTTTTGGGGACCGGGCTTCTGGACTTCGGGGCCCTTACCCCCTTCTTCTACGCCTTCCGCGAGCGCGAGGCGGTGCTTGACCTTTTCGAGTGGGTCTCGGGCCAGCGTTTCCACCACAACTACATCCGCATCGGGGGGCTTAAGGAAGACCTGCCGCCCGAGTTCTTGGGAGAGGTCAAGAAGTTCATCGCCCAGATGCCGCACCGCATCGACGAGTACGAGGGGTTGTTCCGTGAGAGCCCCATCTTCTACGAGCGGGCCAGGGGGGTGGCGGTGATCCCGGCCGAGGAGGCCATCAACCTCTCCCTCACCGGGGGGAGCCTGCGGGCCTCGGGGGTCAACTACGACGTGCGCAAGGCCTACCCCTACTCGGGCTACGAGACCTACGACTTCGAGGTGCCGGTGCTGTATGGGGGGGATGTCTACGACCGGATGATCATCCGCATCCTGGAGATGCGGGAGTCGGTCAAGATCATCCAGCAGGCGGTGGAGCGGCTCGAGGCCATGGGGCCAGGGCCCATCCGCGACCCCAACCCCCAGATCTCCTTGCCCCCCCGCGAGCTTTTGGAGACCAGCATGGAGGCGGTGATTTACCACTTCAAGCTGGTGACCGAGGGCTTCCACCCGGCCTTGGGCGAGGTGTACGTGCCCACCGAGAGCGCCCGGGGTGAGCTGGGGTACTACATCATCTCCGATGGGGGTTCCATGCCCTACCGGGTCAAGGTTCGGGCCCCGAGCTTCGTGAATCTGCAAAGCCTGTCCTTTGCCTGCAAGGGGGTGCAGATGGCCGATATGGTGGTGGTAATCGCTTCCCTGGACCCGGTGATGGGAGACGTGGACCGGTGA
- a CDS encoding NADH-quinone oxidoreductase subunit C has translation MHRLEQLKEEARAKGYPVEEAHGNTWVVVPRAEFKPLAAELKARGWNYLADIVGIDYLTYPEKKPERFAVVYELVSLPGYKDGDGSRVFLRVYVPEADPRLPTLTDLWRGADFLEREVYDMFGIRFEGHPDLRKILTPEDLEGHPLRKDFPLGETPTLFREGRFIDPAAFRAGLAGNKPGLTGWRGGSRKGYAEVAAEVQKAVRGGN, from the coding sequence ATGCATCGACTAGAACAGCTAAAGGAGGAGGCCCGGGCCAAGGGGTACCCCGTGGAAGAAGCCCACGGCAACACCTGGGTGGTGGTACCCCGGGCCGAGTTCAAGCCCCTGGCCGCTGAGCTCAAAGCGAGGGGCTGGAACTACCTAGCCGATATCGTGGGCATCGACTACCTGACCTACCCGGAGAAGAAGCCCGAGCGCTTCGCGGTGGTCTACGAGCTGGTCTCGCTGCCTGGGTACAAGGATGGGGATGGGAGCCGGGTCTTCCTGAGGGTGTACGTCCCCGAGGCTGACCCCCGTCTGCCCACCCTCACCGACCTCTGGCGGGGGGCGGATTTTCTGGAGCGGGAGGTCTACGACATGTTCGGCATTCGCTTCGAAGGCCACCCGGATTTGCGCAAGATTCTCACCCCTGAGGACCTGGAGGGCCACCCTTTGCGCAAGGACTTCCCCCTGGGCGAGACGCCCACCCTGTTCCGGGAGGGGCGCTTCATTGATCCCGCGGCCTTCCGCGCAGGGTTGGCCGGCAACAAGCCGGGCCTCACCGGCTGGCGCGGGGGGAGCCGCAAGGGCTATGCCGAGGTGGCGGCCGAGGTGCAGAAGGCGGTCAGGGGAGGTAACTGA
- a CDS encoding NADH-quinone oxidoreductase subunit B family protein, producing the protein MQELENAGVLFTTLEKLVAWGRSNSLWPATFGLACCAIEMMASTDARNDLSRFGSEVFRASPRQADVMIVAGRLSKKMAPVMRRVYDQMPDPKWVISMGACASSGGMFNNYAIVQNVDSVVPVDVFVPGCPPRPEALIYAVMQLQKKIQGKARDDQGRKLPKVEAWTR; encoded by the coding sequence GTGCAGGAGCTGGAGAACGCGGGGGTTCTTTTCACCACCCTGGAAAAGCTCGTCGCCTGGGGGCGTTCGAACAGCCTGTGGCCGGCCACCTTCGGCCTGGCCTGCTGCGCCATCGAGATGATGGCCTCTACCGATGCCCGCAACGACCTGTCCCGCTTTGGCTCCGAGGTTTTCCGGGCCAGCCCCCGCCAGGCCGACGTGATGATTGTGGCCGGGCGACTTTCTAAAAAGATGGCCCCCGTCATGCGGCGGGTCTACGACCAGATGCCCGATCCCAAGTGGGTCATCTCCATGGGGGCCTGCGCCAGCTCGGGGGGGATGTTCAACAACTACGCCATCGTGCAGAACGTGGACTCGGTGGTGCCGGTGGATGTTTTCGTGCCGGGCTGCCCGCCCCGGCCGGAGGCCCTCATCTACGCGGTGATGCAGCTACAGAAGAAGATCCAGGGCAAGGCCCGCGACGACCAGGGCCGCAAGCTGCCCAAGGTAGAGGCCTGGACGCGCTAG
- a CDS encoding NADH-quinone oxidoreductase subunit A, with amino-acid sequence MSPISEYQAVLVYLAVAVGIAVLAVVAGALLGPKRGGRAKLMPYESGNDPAGEVKRFPVHFYAVAMLFIIFDVEVAFLWPYAVSAGTVGVVGFVGLLLFTLLLFVGFLYEWYKGVLKWH; translated from the coding sequence ATGTCACCCATCAGCGAGTATCAGGCGGTTCTGGTCTACCTGGCGGTGGCGGTGGGCATCGCAGTGCTGGCGGTGGTCGCCGGGGCTCTTCTAGGCCCTAAGCGGGGCGGGCGGGCCAAGCTCATGCCCTACGAGTCTGGCAACGACCCCGCGGGCGAGGTCAAGCGCTTCCCGGTGCACTTCTACGCGGTGGCCATGCTCTTCATCATCTTCGACGTGGAGGTGGCCTTTCTGTGGCCCTACGCGGTGAGCGCGGGCACGGTGGGGGTGGTGGGCTTTGTGGGCTTGCTGCTCTTCACCCTGCTCTTGTTTGTGGGCTTCCTGTACGAGTGGTACAAGGGTGTGCTGAAGTGGCACTGA